The DNA sequence CTATTCCAGCATTTTGATAAGCTTCAGGATCTAATTGATAAGCCTTCTTTAATTTTTTTATAGCATCCAGAAAATGTTTTTCAATATAATCTAGTCTTTTGTTATCGACTTCAGCCTTTAGCTCATCTTCAGTCAAATTTTTTACATCTATTCCAATCTTAGTTGCTTCTAATTTTAAACTCTTCCGCTCATAGACCTCTTGTAATTCTTCTGCAATTTCATCGTAGGTTTTTCCTATCGGATTAATTCCAGCAAGGTATGCATCATCAATCTGGGTCAGTGGTAACCCCACGCCAGCAATACCTTGATAATCCTTTAAAATTTCCTCATACTGTGATTGAGATAACTCACCTCCATCTCCGTTGTACATTTTTCCATCTTCAAATTGTACTAGGACGTCCCCAACGATGTTAAACAACACTTTACTTTCTGGATCGTAATACAGAGCTTCTTGTTTTATTACTTCAAGCGGGACAGTAAAAGTCTCATTAGCTTTTACACTAGCCGAAGCTTGTGGTACTCCTTCTGCGTTAAAAGCCGTGTATCCTCCACCAATTAGTAGAGCTGAAAGTGATGCTGCTGCGATAAATTTCTTTGTGTTCTGCATTTGTATACCTTCCTTCTTTGTTTTTAAGAGCCTTTTTACGTCAAGACCTATAGCATCCATAGATACAATGAAACTCCAAGAATATTTATTAGTACTATTTTTTTCCTAACAATAAGTTGATAATGAAGTTTCATTAAGTACAACTTGCCGTTAGGTTGGTAGCCTTACACGCTTTCCTTGCCCTTTCACCAATATAGTAACCACCGTTGTTTTTTTTGTGACAAGAAACTATTAAATTTTCAATTTATTGTATAGTCACTTTCTAGTACTATTAATATTTTTAAATAGGTTATTTAATAAATCCAAAACGTTTTCTTATATTATAAGATTATTATTTTACATATTAATTTAAAAAAATATGGAAATAACAAGTGATATCTACTTCCCGATATTTTGGGAGATAATATTAACTTTAATATAAACAAGTATGACAGTTATGTGATAATGTTATAGTACCCAAATTTTTACTAATCTACTCCACCAAATCTAGTGTCACAAAAATACCTTTGCTGGTTACATAAGAGTGAAAGGCTAATTTCAACATTATAGGACAGCATATAAGAAAAATAGTTGTAGAAAAGGTGGAATCGGTGGCACTAGAACAACAGTTTAATCATATATACAAAACGAATTACTCATTAGTTGTGAATAAAATTATTCAAATTATTCATGATCGAGCAGTAGCAGAAGAGCTTGCTCAAAATGTCTTCATCAATTTATACAATTCAGACTGGAAAGAAATTGAGAATATGCCCGCATGGTTAAGAAAAACTGCGATGTTTACTTCATACAATTATATTCGTTCTGAAAAGAGGGAGTATGAGCGAATGAGAAAAGAGTTTAACAGTATGAATGATCAAGTATCCTCATCAGAGGAGCAGTTTTTGCAAAGAGATGATATTTCAAATGTACATGTGATTCTAAATATAATGGAAGAACGTGAACGTCAACTATTAATGATGAAATACTCGGGCTTCAGTTATAAAGAAGTAGCAAATAGCTTAAATATTAATGAAAAATCAGTAGGCAAACTACTCTCAAGAGCGAGAAAGAAATTTAAGCAATTATATGAGCAACAATGGGGGGAGAACTGTGAACTGTTATAATGAAGAATTATTACAAGCATATGTAGATGATGAACTAGAACACCACGAACGAAAGCGATGTGAGCAGCATCTAGTAAGTTGTGATACTTGTAAAGATAAGGTAAAACAATTGCAGTCGTTTAACAAACTAATGGAAAAAGCATTAAATAATTATACACCAATTACTTATGAACAAAGTGAAGTGAAAGAAGCTTGGATCAAATTTGAAGAGAAACTAGCGGAGCAACAACCTTCACTCAACCAAGTAAATGCAATTATCTTTGAAGAACAAGTAGTAAAGAGAAAGAACAGACTAAAGAACTTCTACAGCAAGTGGGCAGTGGCTGCATCCTTTTTAGTCATTTTGACGGGTTTGTTATTTATTCCACAAGTAAATTTTGCTGCAAAAGAATTAGTTTCTAAAATACAGTGGGGATTTTCAAATTCCCCTCTTGAATATAATGTTACAAGAAAAGAGTTAAGAGATGTTGGAGGTAATTTAATCGTCTATTTTGAAAATGGAAAGATTTACGATAAATATAATAACACTTTATCAAAGGATGAATACAGACAAATGATTGCCAGTTATGACGGCTTGAATGTAGCTGACTCTAGTGAGTTTTCTATTTATGATGACGCAATTTTACGTGGCATTGATATTGAAGGTAAATCAGAAGAAGAGGTTCAAAGGGCATTAGATGAGGATTATCGAATATCAATGGTAGAATTCGATGCAGAACAAATTGGTATTGATATTAATGGCAAAACAGAATTACAGTTACGAAATGAGTACGGTGAAAAAGTACAAGATTATTTAAAAGAAACAATTCAAAACAGTATTACAGCTCTTAAGGGTGCCTATCAAATTGATCCAGCATCCTTTCAAAATAATAGCATAGACTTGACTGATAAATCAGATGAAGAAATTAAAGCTGAAGTGTATAGATTACTTGCAGATGACTATTTAAAAATTCCTCATGTATCATCAGATCAGAATGAAAATGACCAGCAAGAAACCTTGGAATATACAAAAGTCAAAACGATGCATTCACAAGTTTTAGAACAATTCTTTCCACCCTGGGTTGTTGAGCTGGACAATGCTGTAAAGAAAGCAAAAGAATTAAATATTGATACTGAAGGATTAGTAGGCACAGAAATTATAAATTTGGTCAGTGCACAGACAGGCGAGAGGGAATTTCAGTAAAGAAAAAAGAAGGATAGAAAGAGCAGCAAATATTGCGCTTTTTCTATCCTTCTATTATGTCTAATCACTTCCGCTAAGCTGCAAAAGCACTCAACTGTTCGGCTTATTATTCCCCTAATTCAGTTCCTTCAGTATTGCTTCTTACTTCAGCTTGTTTACCACTTCTTCTAACATAATGAATAATGAAGGTAACAGCGAATACCGCTAATAAAATTCCAAAAAACAGTCCTTCTTCGACATGGATGCCTAAAGTAGCAGCAGCAAGCATTTTTAGACCGATGATAGCAATTAACACAAATGCAGCTGTTTCAAGCTCAGGTATACGCTCTATAAGCGCTAAAAATACTTGAGCAATACCACGCATCATTAATACGCCTAACATACCACCGATAAAAATAACCCAAATCTCACTCGAGACTCCAAAAGCAGCTATAACACTATCAATACTGAAAGCAATGTCCATGAGCTCCACAGCAAGCACTGTTCTCCAAAAGCCCATTTTCTTGTTTTTCACTTTTTTCTCGCTATGCTTCTTGATAAAGTGGGAAATCGCAAGCCAAAGCAAATATGCTCCACCGAGAATTTTTACCCACGTAATTTTTATTAAAATGACACCTAAGCCGATCGCAATAAAGCGGAACACATAAGCACCAAGAATACCATAGAATAAAGCTTTCTTCTTTTGCTTTTCAGGAAGGTGTTTGACCATAACCGCTAAAACTAACGCATTATCAGCCGATAATAAACCTTCTAAAATAATTAAACTACCGATAATAGTCCAATTAGTAGGATCTGATACGACTTGTTTAATTGCTTCTAGTGAAAAAAATGATGCATAGCTATTAAATATTTCTTGAAAAAATTCTATCATAAAGCTTCATTTTCCCCTTCAATTACGACCTTATCGATCTTAATAATATATCCATGGTAACTGTTGCTAGATTGTATGATTTAGCTCTAGTACAAAAAAGCTTTCTAGTTTTTTATTTTTATCTCTCTTTTTCTAATTGGATTTTAATGCTCACAAATTCTAATTATAATCGTTTCTTACATGTAAGTAAATAAATACTCCCAACCATAAGATAATAGAAGATATTAACAAAGATCTATCCCATTCACTACATTTCTTATGGACTACGGTAAACAGCATAAATCAGGTGGCTAGTTTCTCCACCTGATCTTGTACTTTCAATAAATATGAGTGATTTGCCAGATAATCAAGTTATAAACACAATATCATATCTTTTTCCTAGGCTCTTTCCAATTAACTTTGTTCCTTTTATTAACAAATTTGTACCATAAGAAGTGGCTTTATATTTTCGTCATCATTTTACAGTCGAACAGATGCCACGAACATTAGTGATATTCGTGTTTAAAGCAACAATTAAAATGGAAATAGCCTTTTCCATCAAACCTCTTAAGCTGTTCCGATTTTTAAAGATAGCAACAGATTTCATTTTAGCTACCTATTTTACTTAATAACAATTCGAACCGTATCGTTTCCTACCTTTACTTCTTCATAATTTGTTAACGATTCAACAAATTCAAGTTCGTTCACTAATAAATTCTCACGTAATAAATGTTCAAAGCTATCCACTGCTTGTAGCATTTCATCATCAAGCTGCAGTGAAATATCGATTCTTTTTTCAACAGGTAACAATAATTTCTTACGATATTCCTGAACTGCACGAATAAGCTCTCGAACTTTCCCTTCATGTAAAAGATCAGCTGTCAATTTTGTGTCCAGAAGAACCGTAACTGAAGCTCCTTCTGCCATTTGATATTCGCCAATTGTTGATTTTTCTACAATGATATCCTCTAAACTTACCTGAAACTTCTTACCATCAACTTCCACAGTAAGTTCTTCCGTTTCTAACAGAGCTGCCACTTTACTTGCTGATTGACTCTGAAGATACTGATGAATGTGACTGCTGTATTTGCCATATTTAGAGCCAGCTTTTTTAAAATTTAACTTTAAGGAATAATGAAAATATCGACTCTCATTACTCTCATTCATAATCACTTTAACATTTAATTCTTCTTTAATGATGTCAGTATGACTTTGTAACCCTGTGAACTTCTCATCTTTGGTCATGATAATAAGCTGTTGAAGTGGCTGTTTCACTTTCAATCCTGCATTATTCCGAGCTTGCCTTCCGAGCTCTACAATTTGGCGTGTTGCATCCATTTCAAGTTCAAGTTGATGATTAATGATTGTATCGTCCACTACAGGATAGTCGCTTAAGTGTACACTTTCTCCCGTCAAGTTCTCAAAAACATCATCGGCAACAAAAGGAGTGAACGGAGCTAACAATTGACTGCTTTTCGTTAGCACTTCATAAAGCGTCGCATATGCAGCTAGCTTATCATCGTCCATTCCCTCACGCCAAAAACGCTGGCGCGTTCTTCTTACATACCAATTGCTTACTTCATCCATAAAAGTATTTAATAACCTTGCAGCTAAAGTAAATTGGTAATCATCAACATACAACTTTACTCCTCGGATCGTACTATTTAAGCGAGATAATACCCAATGATCTAAGCTCGTATAATGAACATTTGTAAATAAATCAGGTGAGATTTGATCAATGCTTGCATATAAAGTATAAAAACTATGCACATTTACAAACGTGTCAACGAGCTTAGACTTAGCTTCAGCAACGACTGCTTTGGAAAAACGCTTCGAGTTCCAAGGAGCACTGTCTGCTATAAGCGCCCACCTTAACGCATCTGCACCAAATTCTTCAATTAATTCTAGTGGATCAAGAACATTCCCTTTACTTTTAGACATCTTTTGGCCGTTTTCATCGAGAATATGACCGAGTGATAGTACTTTTTTATATGGAGCTTTTCCTGTGAATAATGTCGAGATTGCTAATAAACTATAAAACCAACCTCTAGTTTGATCAATACCTTCGGCAATAACATCAGCAGGAAATTGATCTTTAAACAATTCTCCGTTCTCAAATGGGTAGTGGTGTTGGGCAAATGGCATTGAGCCACTGTCAAACCATACATCCACTACCTCTGGAGTACGGTTCATATTGCCCCCACAGCTTCGACATTCAACCTTCACATCGTCAACATAAGGTTTATGCAGTTCCAAATCTTTATCAACATGCTCTACACTGTTCGCTTGCAACTCCTGAATGCTTTTTGGGACAAATTGTTGATCGCACTGTTCACATGTCCAAATGTTTAGAGGCGTTCCCCAATATCGATTTCTACTTATATTCCAATCAACAACATTTTCTAAAAATTTGCCGAACCTTCCGTGCTTCACATGTTCTGGGTGCCATGTCACCTGTTCGTTATTGCTAAGTAAGCGATCCTTCACAGCAGTCATTTTAATGAACCAGCTATCTGTCGCATAGTACAGTAACGGTGAGTCACACCTCCAACAAAAAGGATAGCTATGCTCATATTTTTGCTTATGAAACAAAAGATTGTTTGCTGCTAAATATTTGATAATATCTACATCACAATCTTTCACAAACCTTCCTGCAAACATCGGAAGGTCATCTGTGTAACGTCCTGATTCATTGACTACATTGACGAAGCTTAACTCATATTGTTGTGCAGCGCGATAATCATCTTCTCCATATGCTGGTGCAATATGAACGACACCCGTTCCGTTACTATCAGTTACAAAATCCGCCTCAATAACAATATGACCCTTCTCTACAGTGATGTTGTCAAATGGAGCGTCATACGCTATTCCTACTAGCTCATCCCCCTTCATTCGTGAAAGAAGTTGATAATTTTCTTGTAGTACATTTTCAGCTAATGCTTCTGCTACGTAATACACCTCTTTACCTTTTTTAGCTTTTACATAGGTTATTTGAGGATTAATAGCTAATGCAACATTTGCAGGAAGCGTCCAAGGTGTTGTCGTCCAACCAAGAAGATATTCATGTTCACGATCTTTGATAGGAAATTTAACAGTTACACTTAAATCCTTTACATCTTTATATCCTTGTGCAACTTCATGGGAGCTTAACGATGTTTGGCAACTAGGACAATATGGTGACACACGATGTCCTTTATATAAAAGCCCTTGCTCATGAATCGTTCCAAGAATATGCCATACACTTTCGATATAACTATTTTCTAATGTCACATACGGATCCTCTACATCCACCCAATAACCAATTAGCTCTGTAAAGGTGCTCCATTGTTGTTCATAAGCAAATACACTTTCTTTACACTTGTTTATAAATTTTTCGATCCCATATTTTTCGATATCATGCTTACCCGATATTCCTAATTGCTTTTCAACACCTAATTCTACAGGTAAGCCATGTGTATCCCATCCTGCTTTGCGTAACACTTTATATCCAGCCATCGTTTTATAACGTGCGACTAAATCTTTAATAACACGACCTAACACGTGCCCTGCATGGGGTAAGCCATTTGCAGTGGGCGGCCCTTCGTAAAAAACAAAGCTTGTGCTTGCTTCTCTGTTGCTAATTGATTGTTTAAAAGTACCCTCTTTTTTCCAACGTTGTTGGACTCTCTTTTCTCTATCGCTTGCTTGTTCTTTCACATCAACCTTTCTCACAGTACCACTCCTTTTAATTTTGGCTGTTTCGTATTATTGTTTTCGTTTTGAAAGTTTCATGGCACCTTCATACCATGAATAACTGTTGTAATTTAATAAGGCTGTTTTCGCATTGATTGTTGCTTTTCGTTCTTAAATATATAGGACCTATACTTCTAGAGTTCGTACCATCTTTTCTACTTCATACTGTCCATATTTAGTAAAAATAACAACAAAGCTTATGATACGAAAAGAGCTTAAAAGCACACAAAAAACCCCATCCCTATAAAGGGACGGGGTATCCGCGGTACCACCCTTTTTCTATCGACGCCGGTCAATAGCACTTAGCAACGTACAATCATACGTGTTCCTATTAACGGGGGAAATCCGTTCAAGCTTACTTCATTCAGCTTGACTTCTCGGAGATGATTGTTCAACTAAAGTCCGAACGCTAGCTTTCAGCACCTACTAGCTCTCTGGAGGACGGATCATTTAGTTTACTTGTTCTCGTCATCAAATTTTGTGTGCTTTTATTAAAAAGTATATTAATGGATATTTATTTTGGTGTCAAGAAATTTCTCATACACTTGCTGATTAGTTAATGATGTCATCAATAAGCCCATATTCCTTTGCTTCTTCTGCACTCATGAAATTGTCTCTATCTGTATCTCTAGACACCTTATCGAGTGATTGCCCTGTCCGATCAGCAATGATTTGATTAATATGTGATCGAAGCTTGACAATTCGGTTAGCTGAAATTTCTATATCTGTCGCTTGACCTTTAGCACCTCCTAAAGGCTGATGAATCATAATTTCACTATTTGGAAGCGCATAACGTTTCCCTTTTGTTCCACCAAGTAAAAGCATAGCACCAAAGGATGCCGCCATACCAGTGCATATCGTTCGTACATCAGGTTGGATATATTGCATCGTATCAAAAATCGCAAAACCTGCTGAAGTCGAACCTCCTGGACTGTTAATATAGAGTGAAATATCTTTCTCTTCATCATTAGCTTGTAAAAATAATAGCTGTGCTACTACACTTTGTGCCATATGGTCATTGATTTCTTCACTAACCATAATAATACGATCCTTCAAAAGCCTTGAGTATATATCATAGGAACGCTCTCCACGACTTGTTTGTTCAATGACATAAGGTATTGTACTCATTTCTTTCCTCCATCATCATATTTATCTATGCTGCCATAGAAACTATGCCTACCCGAGAGGATATTGGACGTATCAACTTACTATTACATACTGGCTTTTCACTATCACTACTTAGAGAATCAATACTTGGAATCACGCGGATAAGTATTTCAGGATCATGCATTTTTAATGACAAATAAAGTGAAGTGATTAACTGTTCTTGTTCTTGCTCTGGCCATAAGCAATGAACTGGTGACAATGGATCATCAAGTGAAATGTTTTTTATCCGCTTTTTTCCACGATGAAGTATACTTTTAACAGCCGTTTCTGTCGTTGTTAAAATATTTGCAATTTCAGTAATTTGATATTGAAATGCTTCCTTTAAAATAAAAACGACTGCTTGCTTCGGTGTTAATTTTGACACTAATTGTTGGATGATATCTAAAGAATGCTCTAAGTGATCAACGTCAGTAACAATCGTTTCTGGAGTAGATTCAATTGTTTCTCGCTGTCTTTTTCGACAACTATCAATCCATTGGTGATAAGCTATTTTATTTAACAATGCGGAATTCATATCAGGCAAATCCTTATACCGCTGTAGTGCCTTGAGCAATGTTTCTTGTACAAGGTCATCCCCATCCCAACTATTTTGAGAAAGAAAATGACAGTATTTTGTTAGCTTTTGATAATGCTTTTCTAATTCATTTAATGACAAGGCTGCATGTTGATCGTCCAAGTTCGTGCAAGATTTAGCATTTGTGTACACATCTACTCCTCCTTTTTGCACCTCTCAATATATAAAACGAATAACGATAAAAAAAAGATACGGGTGATAAAATTTTTTCATGCCTTTTTTTTAAACAAACTTAAAAGCAAGATCATGAATTACAAGTCTTTACTAACAACATCACAGTTAATCAAAGGTCATCCTTCTAGCTTAGTATTCTCTTTTAAAGTACTTTTCACCATTAGTCATTATTCGGTCAATAACATCCCATTATTTTACCGATTTACATTTCATTTACTAAATATTAGTAATTTATCAATACCTCTTTTACATTTTTCTCTTAAACTATTATATGATCAAACATATAGGGAGGAAATAATGTTATGAAAAAATGGAATTGGAAGAATTCACTGTTACCTCTGGCACTTGTTAGTACATTAACAGTAAGTAGTATCG is a window from the Bacillus sp. SM2101 genome containing:
- a CDS encoding sigma-70 family RNA polymerase sigma factor; the encoded protein is MALEQQFNHIYKTNYSLVVNKIIQIIHDRAVAEELAQNVFINLYNSDWKEIENMPAWLRKTAMFTSYNYIRSEKREYERMRKEFNSMNDQVSSSEEQFLQRDDISNVHVILNIMEERERQLLMMKYSGFSYKEVANSLNINEKSVGKLLSRARKKFKQLYEQQWGENCELL
- a CDS encoding zf-HC2 domain-containing protein, whose protein sequence is MNCYNEELLQAYVDDELEHHERKRCEQHLVSCDTCKDKVKQLQSFNKLMEKALNNYTPITYEQSEVKEAWIKFEEKLAEQQPSLNQVNAIIFEEQVVKRKNRLKNFYSKWAVAASFLVILTGLLFIPQVNFAAKELVSKIQWGFSNSPLEYNVTRKELRDVGGNLIVYFENGKIYDKYNNTLSKDEYRQMIASYDGLNVADSSEFSIYDDAILRGIDIEGKSEEEVQRALDEDYRISMVEFDAEQIGIDINGKTELQLRNEYGEKVQDYLKETIQNSITALKGAYQIDPASFQNNSIDLTDKSDEEIKAEVYRLLADDYLKIPHVSSDQNENDQQETLEYTKVKTMHSQVLEQFFPPWVVELDNAVKKAKELNIDTEGLVGTEIINLVSAQTGEREFQ
- a CDS encoding TerC family protein, with amino-acid sequence MIEFFQEIFNSYASFFSLEAIKQVVSDPTNWTIIGSLIILEGLLSADNALVLAVMVKHLPEKQKKKALFYGILGAYVFRFIAIGLGVILIKITWVKILGGAYLLWLAISHFIKKHSEKKVKNKKMGFWRTVLAVELMDIAFSIDSVIAAFGVSSEIWVIFIGGMLGVLMMRGIAQVFLALIERIPELETAAFVLIAIIGLKMLAAATLGIHVEEGLFFGILLAVFAVTFIIHYVRRSGKQAEVRSNTEGTELGE
- the ileS gene encoding isoleucine--tRNA ligase: MRKVDVKEQASDREKRVQQRWKKEGTFKQSISNREASTSFVFYEGPPTANGLPHAGHVLGRVIKDLVARYKTMAGYKVLRKAGWDTHGLPVELGVEKQLGISGKHDIEKYGIEKFINKCKESVFAYEQQWSTFTELIGYWVDVEDPYVTLENSYIESVWHILGTIHEQGLLYKGHRVSPYCPSCQTSLSSHEVAQGYKDVKDLSVTVKFPIKDREHEYLLGWTTTPWTLPANVALAINPQITYVKAKKGKEVYYVAEALAENVLQENYQLLSRMKGDELVGIAYDAPFDNITVEKGHIVIEADFVTDSNGTGVVHIAPAYGEDDYRAAQQYELSFVNVVNESGRYTDDLPMFAGRFVKDCDVDIIKYLAANNLLFHKQKYEHSYPFCWRCDSPLLYYATDSWFIKMTAVKDRLLSNNEQVTWHPEHVKHGRFGKFLENVVDWNISRNRYWGTPLNIWTCEQCDQQFVPKSIQELQANSVEHVDKDLELHKPYVDDVKVECRSCGGNMNRTPEVVDVWFDSGSMPFAQHHYPFENGELFKDQFPADVIAEGIDQTRGWFYSLLAISTLFTGKAPYKKVLSLGHILDENGQKMSKSKGNVLDPLELIEEFGADALRWALIADSAPWNSKRFSKAVVAEAKSKLVDTFVNVHSFYTLYASIDQISPDLFTNVHYTSLDHWVLSRLNSTIRGVKLYVDDYQFTLAARLLNTFMDEVSNWYVRRTRQRFWREGMDDDKLAAYATLYEVLTKSSQLLAPFTPFVADDVFENLTGESVHLSDYPVVDDTIINHQLELEMDATRQIVELGRQARNNAGLKVKQPLQQLIIMTKDEKFTGLQSHTDIIKEELNVKVIMNESNESRYFHYSLKLNFKKAGSKYGKYSSHIHQYLQSQSASKVAALLETEELTVEVDGKKFQVSLEDIIVEKSTIGEYQMAEGASVTVLLDTKLTADLLHEGKVRELIRAVQEYRKKLLLPVEKRIDISLQLDDEMLQAVDSFEHLLRENLLVNELEFVESLTNYEEVKVGNDTVRIVIK
- the clpP gene encoding ATP-dependent Clp endopeptidase proteolytic subunit ClpP — encoded protein: MSTIPYVIEQTSRGERSYDIYSRLLKDRIIMVSEEINDHMAQSVVAQLLFLQANDEEKDISLYINSPGGSTSAGFAIFDTMQYIQPDVRTICTGMAASFGAMLLLGGTKGKRYALPNSEIMIHQPLGGAKGQATDIEISANRIVKLRSHINQIIADRTGQSLDKVSRDTDRDNFMSAEEAKEYGLIDDIIN
- a CDS encoding sigma-70 family RNA polymerase sigma factor, whose translation is MDDQHAALSLNELEKHYQKLTKYCHFLSQNSWDGDDLVQETLLKALQRYKDLPDMNSALLNKIAYHQWIDSCRKRQRETIESTPETIVTDVDHLEHSLDIIQQLVSKLTPKQAVVFILKEAFQYQITEIANILTTTETAVKSILHRGKKRIKNISLDDPLSPVHCLWPEQEQEQLITSLYLSLKMHDPEILIRVIPSIDSLSSDSEKPVCNSKLIRPISSRVGIVSMAA